In the genome of Brienomyrus brachyistius isolate T26 chromosome 17, BBRACH_0.4, whole genome shotgun sequence, one region contains:
- the fbxo46 gene encoding F-box only protein 46 — translation MMDRDTFSHIRLWCPRPFGTYSQNKPRGGACGAGASFCKVDAVGRTTSEAAGTGDDQEDAGSENTPPDPALPSSAAAVSAPAPSPPSAPMEDGRVLLDTWYVIKPGNTKEKIAFFVAHQCSGMGLPRPSAMKVKGNWATDCTKAKRRRRCSSYDPPARGRDPIPDSAPQIPPGPEDGLRVGETDLLSVAEMVALVEQRTAMALQGMVAQGPVPPGSAQVRGSPLEPTPLVYLSDPPETQAPFTSAMEQQESRRVAQAVAHFEQQQLENRLLRAGNGPQTGESDCQGDKGGRGPHRRGEVRIAFRVSSLDPRSQSEPAGRPSCMFMSCGGTGGQTGARAKEKITCDLYQLVSPSSRDPGLLLATPAKAEPHGDSPAEHLVTGVPGSETAQDSGLGDKKAAGREHVTGFHVEVVVTGAVDQCVFYGKDSTENVQEETVCFAMGNGTPSTDASEDPPPGQLFFLQSPRPEDEAGADVGGLRPVECGGTHGSAAGVPERPDSPSASSEDCPDSSSSLCRLYRHVSHDFLEIRFQIQRLLEPRQYMLLLPDHIMVHIFSYLPTRSLAALKCTCHDFKALIETYGVRATDSRWNQDPLYRDDPCKQCKRQYARGDVSLCRWHPKPYHHDLPYGRSYWMCCRRTDKDTPGCRVGLHDNNWVQPCELVQSRAKREDGR, via the coding sequence ATGATGGACCGAGACACCTTCTCCCACATCCGACTATGGTGCCCGCGCCCCTTTGGAACCTACTCCCAAAACAAGCCCCGAGGGGGGGCCTGTGGAGCAGGGGCCTCCTTCTGCAAGGTCGACGCCGTGGGACGTACGACCTCGGAAGCGGCCGGGACGGGAGACGACCAGGAAGATGCCGGCTCTGAGAACACACCCCCTGACCCAGCCCTGCCCTCCAGTGCCGCTGCGGTGTCGGCCCCAGCCCCCTCCCCGCCTAGCGCCCCTATGGAGGATGGGCGGGTGCTGCTCGATACCTGGTATGTCATCAAGCCCGGCAACACCAAGGAGAAGATCGCCTTCTTCGTGGCTCACCAGTGCAGTGGCATGGGTCTTCCCCGGCCCAGCGCCATGAAGGTCAAAGGGAACTGGGCCACAGACTGCACCAAAGCTAAGCGGCGGCGGCGCTGCTCATCCTACGACCCGCCGGCCCGCGGCCGTGACCCCATCCCCGATAGCGCCCCACAGATCCCCCCTGGCCCTGAGGATGGCCTTAGAGTCGGGGAGACAGACCTGCTGTCGGTCGCCGAGATGGTGGCGCTTGTGGAGCAGCGCACGGCCATGGCACTACAGGGCATGGTCGCCCAAGGCCCGGTGCCCCCCGGTTCAGCCCAGGTTCGTGGCTCCCCACTGGAGCCCACACCGCTCGTGTACCTTTCGGACCCCCCTGAAACCCAGGCCCCGTTCACCTCAGCTATGGAGCAGCAGGAATCGCGGCGCGTGGCCCAGGCGGTTGCCCACTTTGAGCAACAGCAGCTGGAGAACAGGCTGCTCCGGGCAGGAAACGGGCCACAGACCGGGGAGAGCGACTGCCAAGGGGACAAGGGGGGCAGGGGTCCACATAGGCGGGGCGAGGTCCGGATCGCCTTCCGGGTCTCCAGTCTGGATCCGAGGTCTCAATCGGAACCAGCAGGTCGGCCCAGCTGCATGTTCATGAGCTGTGGGGGCACTGGGGGTCAGACAGGGGCTCGGGCCAAAGAGAAGATCACTTGTGACCTGTACCAGCTGGTCAGCCCGTCCAGCCGAGATCCGGGCCTCCTGCTGGCGACGCCGGCCAAAGCAGAACCCCATGGGGACAGCCCCGCCGAACATCTCGTCACTGGAGTCCCTGGCTCGGAGACGGCCCAGGACTCGGGCCTGGGGGACAAAAAGGCAGCGGGTCGCGAGCATGTGACGGGGTTCCATGTGGAGGTGGTGGTGACGGGCGCCGTAGACCAGTGTGTCTTTTACGGTAAGGACAGCACAGAGAACGTGCAGGAGGAGACTGTGTGCTTCGCCATGGGCAATGGCACCCCTTCTACAGATGCCAGCGAGGACCCTCCTCCCGGACAGCTTTTTTTCCTGCAGTCCCCTCGCCCTGAAGACGAGGCGGGGGCTGACGTCGGGGGACTGCGCCCGGTCGAATGTGGAGGTACGCACGGGTCCGCAGCGGGGGTGCCCGAACGGCCCGATTCCCCCTCGGCAAGCTCGGAGGACTGCCCCGACTCCTCGTCCTCCCTGTGCCGCCTCTACCGCCACGTCTCGCATGACTTCCTGGAGATCCGCTTCCAGATCCAACGGCTGCTGGAGCCCCGGCAGTACATGCTGCTGCTCCCGGACCACATCATGGTGCACATCTTCAGCTACCTGCCCACGCGCTCGCTGGCTGCCCTCAAGTGCACCTGCCACGACTTCAAGGCGCTGATCGAGACGTACGGTGTGCGAGCCACCGACTCGCGCTGGAACCAGGACCCGCTGTACCGTGACGACCCCTGCAAGCAGTGCAAGAGGCAGTACGCACGTGGCGACGTCTCCCTGTGCCGCTGGCACCCCAAACCCTACCACCACGACCTGCCTTACGGACGCTCCTATTGGATGTGCTGTCGCCGTACCGACAAGGACACGCCAGGCTGCCGGGTGGGCCTGCACGACAACAACTGGGTGCAGCCCTGTGAGTTGGTGCAGAGCCGTGCCAAGAGGGAGGACGGGAGGTGA